The following coding sequences lie in one Ostrea edulis chromosome 8, xbOstEdul1.1, whole genome shotgun sequence genomic window:
- the LOC130049684 gene encoding uncharacterized protein LOC130049684, with protein sequence MPKRASVNTQKPVSKRKKSTGASATNAKPVEQIDYDLLAAAILRQTQNSSNSSMTQGSSYSVDHTNLSVCDINNTNVDDQEVSPLDVATQQRVNNTATNNPASLPPPAESKQPSDSTSSVAKLVNALLNQDEGEPATAQVRNVISLSDGIPPGAATSQRLKAKVWASQFIDLSLLLQRREEPISLSITTGSVTVQQRHSKPKAPLSIQQWTDAFLIFMGIYIEKFPDQAPHLLKYCYYIRELSKLLGDKAWSVYDENFRMLKKSTDFPWQKPVEELRIKAASTHYQLQQPFRSSTGNKPIKFCYAFNNGDQCIHNPCPCTHKCQACSGSHARVNCRVRKQKQPTNSTAKSSSSTQSASFSSQPKKFK encoded by the coding sequence ATGCCTAAGCGGGCGTCAGTCAACACGCAAAAACCAGTATCAAAGAGAAAGAAATCTACGGGGGCATCGGCGACGAATGCCAAACCTGTTGAACAAATCGACTATGATTTATTAGCTGCCGCCATCCTAAGACAAACACAGAACTCGAGCAACAGCTCTATGACTCAGGGTAGCAGCTACAGTGTGGATCATACTAATTTGTCTGTGTGTGACATAAACAATACCAATGTTGACGATCAGGAAGTGTCTCCATTGGATGTTGCCACTCAACAAAGAGTAAATAACACTGCAACTAATAATCCTGCAAGCCTGCCCCCACCAGCAGAGTCTAAACAACCTTCAGATTCAACATCATCTGTGGCTAAATTGGTTAATGCGTTATTGAATCAAGACGAAGGTGAGCCAGCAACAGCACAAGTTAGAAATGTAATTTCTTTGTCCGATGGGATTCCTCCCGGTGCTGCAACATCCCAACGCTTAAAAGCTAAGGTCTGGGCAAGCCAATTtatagatttaagtttgttgttGCAGCGTCGAGAGGAACCTATATCCTTGAGTATCACAACTGGGTCTGTAACGGTACAGCAGAGGCACTCAAAACCAAAGGCGCCACTGTCTATTCAACAGTGGACTGACGCCTTTTTGATTTTCATGGggatttacatagaaaagttcCCAGACCAAGCCCCCCACCTCTTAAAATATTGTTACTACATAAGGGAATTGAGTAAACTGTTAGGAGATAAGGCATGGAGTGTATATGATGAAAACTTTCGTATGTTGAAAAAGTCCACTGACTTTCCATGGCAAAAACCGGTCGAGGAATTACGAATCAAAGCTGCCTCCACTCATTATCAGTTACAACAGCCTTTTCGTTCAAGCACAGGCAATAAGCCTATCAAATTCTGCTACGCATTCAACAATGGGGACCAATGTATCCACAACCCCTGCCCTTGTACTCACAAATGCCAAGCATGCTCCGGTTCCCATGCAAGGGTTAACTGTAGGGTTAGGAAACAAAAACAACCAACTAATTCAACCGCTAAGTCCTCATCAAGCACCCAATCAGCTTCCTTCTCCAGTCAACCCAAAAAGTTTAAGTAG